ATGGCCACCAAGATCGATTTCTACGCTGTTCTTGAAGTCTCCCGCACAGCCTCTGCCGATGAGCTTAAAAAGGCCTATCGCAAGCAGGCCATGCGCTTTCATCCCGACCGTAATCCGGGCGATGAAACAGCCGAGCACAAGTTCAAGGAAATCAACGAAGCCTATGATGTTCTGAAAGACGAACAGAAGCGCGCTGCCTATGACCGCTTCGGTCATGCTGCCTTTGAAAATGGCGGTATGGGCGGCGGTGGTTTCGGGGGCGGATTCGGCGGCGGTGGCCTCGATGACATCTTCGAGATGTTTGGCGACATGATGGGAGGCCGTCGTGGTGGCGGTCGTCGTCGCACCGGCAACGACATTCAGGTTCAGGTCGAAATCTCGCTTTCCGAAGCCTATGAAGGCGTCAAGAAGCCGGTCGAAATCCGTACCCGCGTCGCCTGCGAAAGCTGCCATGGTACGGGATCGGCTGACAGCAACCCCGGCGATGTTACCTGCCCGACCTGTCATGGCGCTGGTGCCGTGCGTGCACAGCAGGGCTTTTTTCTGGTTGAGCGTCCCTGCCCCACCTGCAAGGGCTCGGGCAAGATCGTGCGCAATCCCTGCAAAAGCTGCAAGGGAAGCGGCACAACCGAGCAGACGCGTTCGATCGAGGTTCCCATTCCCGCCGGCGTGGAAGATGGCACACGCATCCGCC
The sequence above is drawn from the Asaia bogorensis NBRC 16594 genome and encodes:
- the dnaJ gene encoding molecular chaperone DnaJ, which gives rise to MATKIDFYAVLEVSRTASADELKKAYRKQAMRFHPDRNPGDETAEHKFKEINEAYDVLKDEQKRAAYDRFGHAAFENGGMGGGGFGGGFGGGGLDDIFEMFGDMMGGRRGGGRRRTGNDIQVQVEISLSEAYEGVKKPVEIRTRVACESCHGTGSADSNPGDVTCPTCHGAGAVRAQQGFFLVERPCPTCKGSGKIVRNPCKSCKGSGTTEQTRSIEVPIPAGVEDGTRIRLTGEGEAGGSGIQPGDLYVHVAVGGSDIFQRDGANIYCRVPLRMTQAALGTEIEVPVIDGSRAKVKIPAGTQSGENFRLRGKGFSVLRSSARGDMYIQVAVETPHHLNARQKELLEAFEAEAGEAQEQEKANPEHTGFFAKVKDFFEGK